The Solanum lycopersicum chromosome 6, SLM_r2.1 genome has a window encoding:
- the LOC104647782 gene encoding heavy metal-associated isoprenylated plant protein 32-like, whose translation MEPIADVSCNLKVNIHCESCKMKMMEVLHSVRGVYALTIDAEKGIANVCGEVDPNRLLLALLKSGQHAELINVKLKHPSIVNTPRNQHGHYNVGHGYNNNSNSLDGPYGYNHALNEPTSYYPTRGGAMFDQPYYGSTYYNSSPYVGYESNRSLTMDHVIKEEPMNWCSIM comes from the exons atggAGCCCATTGCAGACGTG AGTTGCAATTTGAAAGTGAACATCCATTGTGAATCCTGCAAAATGAAGATGATGGAAGTGTTGCACTCCGTACGag GAGTGTATGCATTGACAATAGATGCAGAAAAAGGAATAGCAAATGTTTGTGGAGAGGTGGATCCAAATAGGTTGTTATTAGCATTGTTAAAGTCAGGTCAACATGCAGAATTAATAAATGTGAAATTGAAGCATCCTTCTATTGTTAATACTCCAAGAAATCAACATGGACACTATAATGTTGGCCATGGTTATAACAATAACTCTAATTCACTAGATGGACCTTATGGCTACAATCATGCATTGAATGAGCCAACTTCTTACTATCCTACTAGAGGAGGAGCCATGTTTGATCAACCTTATTATGGTTCAACCTACTACAACTCTTCTCCTTATGTTGGCTACGAGTCGAATCGATCTCTAACGATGGATCATGTCATCAAAGAAGAACCTATGAATTGGTGTAGTATAATGTAG